A region of the Curtobacterium flaccumfaciens pv. betae genome:
CGACCACATCGACCTCAACTTCGGCTGCCCCGTTCCCAAGGTGACGCGGAAGGGCGGCGGCGCGGCGCTGCCCTGGAAGCTCGACCTCTTCCAGGAGCTCGTCACGAAGACCGTGCGCGCCGCGGGCGACGTCCCCGTCACGGTGAAGATGCGCAAGGGCATCGACGAGGACCACCTGACCTACCTCGACGCCGCACGCATCGCGCGCGACGCCGGTGTCGCCGCGGTGTCGCTGCACGCCCGCACCGCGAACGAGCACTACTCCGGGCACGCCGACTGGTCCGCGATCGCCACGCTGAAGGAGACCGTCACCGACATCCCGATCCTCGGCAACGGCGACATCTGGTCGGCCGCGGACGCGCTCCGGATGATCGACGAGACCGGCGCCGACGGCGTGGTCGTCGGGCGTGGCTGCCTCGGCCGCCCGTGGCTGTTCGGCGACCTGGCCGCGGCGTTCCGCGGCGAGGGGCTGCGGTACATGCCGTCCCTGGGCGAGGTCGCCGACGGGTTCCGCCGGCACGCCGAGCTGCTCGTCGAGTTCTTCGGCGACGAAGAGCACGCCTGCCGCGACATCCGCAAGCACGTGGCCTGGTACTTCAAGGGGTACCCGATCGGCAGCGACGTCCGGGCCGGCCTGGCGATGGCGTCGAGCCTGCAGGAGATCGACGACTTCCTCGGCCAGCTCGACCACGACGCGCCGTACCCGGGTGCCGACGCCGAGGGGCCGCGCGGTCGTGCCGGGCACCCGAAGCGCACCGCCCTGCCCGACCGCTGGCTCGAGAGCCGCGACGTCGACTCCGAGTTCCGCAAGGTCCTGGCCGCCGCCGAGCTGCACCACAGCGGCGGATGAGCGCCACCGCCTCGTACGGCCCGGCCGACGCGGAGCGCTGGCTCCCCGAAGAACACGGCAACCGCCGCTCGGACTTCGCCCGTGACCGCGCCCGACTGCTGCACTCCAGCGCCCTCCGGCGTCTGGCCGCCAAGACCCAGGTGCTCAGCCCGACGGCGGGGCTCGACTTCGCCCGCAACCGGCTGACCCACTCGCTCGAGGTCGCGCAGGTCGGCCGCGAGCTCGCCGACTCGCTCGGGCTCGACCCCGACGTGGTCGACACCGCGTGCCTGGCGCACGACATCGGGCACCCGCCGTTCGGGCACAACGGCGAGACCGCCGTGAACGCCTGGGCCACCGGGATCGGCGGCTTCGAGGGCAACGCGCAGACCCTCCGGCTGCTGACGCGGCTCGAGCCGAAGGTCTACGGCGTCCGGCCGGGCTCCGACGTCGACCGTCCGTACGGGCTCAACCTGACCCGCGCGTCGTTGGACGCCAGCTGCAAGTACCCGTGGCCGGCGGCGCAGGGGGTCTCGGAGTCGTCTTCCGGGCGCACCAAGTTCGGCTTCTACGACGACGACCACGACGCCTTCGAGTGGCTCCGCGCCGGCGCCCCGCGCCGTCAGCGCTGCATCGAGGCGCAGGTCATGGACCTCGCCGACGACATCGCGTACTCGGTGCACGACTTCGAGGACGCCGTCGTCGCCGGGTTCATCGACGTCGCGGCCCTGGGCGACCGTGTCGGCGAGAACGACATCGTCAGCGCCATGCACGCCTGGGTCGGCGACGACCTGAGCCGCGACGAGCTGCTCGAGGCGTTCGACCGCCTGCGCGAGTTGCCGCTCTGGATGACCGCGTACGACGGCTCCCGCCGTGACGCCGCACGCCTGAAGAACCTGACGTCGCAGCTGATCGGACGCTTCGCGCGCACCGCGACGACGGCCACCCGTGAGTCCTACGCCTCGGGGTCGCTCGTGCGGTTCGCCGCGTCGGTCGTCACCCCGCCCGAGATCATCGGTGAGATCGCGGTGCTCAAGGGCATCGTCGCGGCCTTCGTGATGACCCAGGGCGACCGTCAGCCCGTGTACGAGGACCAGCGCCGCGTGCTCACCGAACTGCTCGACGCGCTGGCGGCGACGGGGGCGTCCGACCTGGAGCCCGGCTTCGCCGCTGACTGGCACGCCGCGGGTGACGACGCCGGCCGACTGCGCGCCGTCGTCGACCAGGTCGCGAGCCTGACCGACCAGGGTGCACTCGCGTGGCACCGACGTCTGGTGGTGGGTGACCGTGAACCGGTCCACATCGCCGTCTGACCGGTCCGCCGACGTCGGTCCCACGAACTAGGATCGAGGGGTGGCTGGCAGGATCGCGCGGAACGACATCGACGAGGTCCGCTCGCGTGTCAACATCGCCGACGTCGTGGGCGACTACGTCACGCTGAAGCATGCGGGCGTCGGGTCGATGAAGGGCCTCTGCCCCTTCCACGACGAACGCTCCCCGTCGTTCCACGTCCGGCCCCAGGTCGGCCGCTACCACTGCTTCGGCTGCGGTGAGGACGGCGACGTCTTCAGCTTCATCATGGCGCAGGACCACACCACCTTCGCCGAGGCCGTCGAGCGCATGGCCGCGAAGATCGGCTTCACCCTGCACTACGAAGAGGGCGACGGGCCGCGCACCGACTACAACACCCGTGCCCGGCTGATCGCCGCGAACGAAGCCGCGCTCGAGTACTTCACGGGGCAGCTCACCACCGCTGCCGCCGACCCCGCCCGCCGGTTCCTGGGGGAGCGCGGGTTCGACCCCTCGGCCGCCCAGCACTTCGGCGTCGGGTTCGCCCCGAAGTCCTACGACATGCTCAAGGACCACCTGCGCGGGCGCGGCTTCACGATGGAGGAACTCGTGTCCGCCGGCCTCGTCAGCCAGGGTGACCGCTCGCCGTACGACCGGTTCCGCGGGCGCCTGATGTGGCCCATCCGCGACGTCACCGGGGCGACCATCGGCTTCGGGGCGCGCCGCCTGCTCGAGGACGACAAGGGTCCCAAGTACCTCAACACGCCCGAGACCCCGATCTACCACAAGAGCCAGGTGCTCTACGGGCTCGATCTGGCACGCCGCGACATCTCGAAGCAGAAGCAGGTCGTCATCGTCGAGGGCTACACCGACGTGATGGCGTGTCACGTCGCGGGCATCACGACGGCCGTCGCCACCTGTGGCACGTCGTTCGGCGTCGACCACATCAAGGTGCTTCGGCCGATGCTCGGTGACCTGGCCGGCGCCGACCCGAACGCCAACGGCGAGGTCGTGTTCACGTTCGACCCCGACGAGGCCGGGCAGCGCGCAGCCTCGCGTGCCTTCGCGGAAGAACAGCGCTTCGCCGCGCAGACCTACGTCGCCGTGGCGCCCGGTGGGCTCGACCCGTGCGACCTCCGGCTCGCCCGCGGTGACGACGCGATCCGCCGATTGGTCACGAACAAGCGCCCGATGTTCGAGTTCATGATCCGCCGCACCCTGGACGGCCACGACCTCGAGACCGTCGAGGGGCGCGTCGGTGCCCTGCGCGCTGCTGCGCCCGTGCTCGCCGGTATCCGCGACCGCTCACTGACACAGGGCTACGTGCGCGAACTCGCCGGCTGGCTGGGGATGGAGATCCCCGAGGTCCGTCGGTCGGTCGAGACCGCCCGGCGTCGTGCGGGGTCCGCTGCCCAGGACGAACGGTCCGCGGGCTCGGGGCGCGACGGCCGTGCCGGAACCGGCACCGACGGGGCCGACACCCCCGACGAGCCCGTCGCCGGGATCCGTTCGCTGCCGAACGACCCGATCAGCCGCATGGAGCGCGACGCCGTGATGGCGATGGTGCAG
Encoded here:
- the dusB gene encoding tRNA dihydrouridine synthase DusB gives rise to the protein MTITDAPGTATRPAKPLRIGPIEVDVPVVLAPMAGITNMAYRRLCREYGAGLYVCEMITSRALVERTPVSMQLIQHHESETPRSIQLYGVEPNTVAEAATILVGEDRADHIDLNFGCPVPKVTRKGGGAALPWKLDLFQELVTKTVRAAGDVPVTVKMRKGIDEDHLTYLDAARIARDAGVAAVSLHARTANEHYSGHADWSAIATLKETVTDIPILGNGDIWSAADALRMIDETGADGVVVGRGCLGRPWLFGDLAAAFRGEGLRYMPSLGEVADGFRRHAELLVEFFGDEEHACRDIRKHVAWYFKGYPIGSDVRAGLAMASSLQEIDDFLGQLDHDAPYPGADAEGPRGRAGHPKRTALPDRWLESRDVDSEFRKVLAAAELHHSGG
- a CDS encoding deoxyguanosinetriphosphate triphosphohydrolase, translated to MSATASYGPADAERWLPEEHGNRRSDFARDRARLLHSSALRRLAAKTQVLSPTAGLDFARNRLTHSLEVAQVGRELADSLGLDPDVVDTACLAHDIGHPPFGHNGETAVNAWATGIGGFEGNAQTLRLLTRLEPKVYGVRPGSDVDRPYGLNLTRASLDASCKYPWPAAQGVSESSSGRTKFGFYDDDHDAFEWLRAGAPRRQRCIEAQVMDLADDIAYSVHDFEDAVVAGFIDVAALGDRVGENDIVSAMHAWVGDDLSRDELLEAFDRLRELPLWMTAYDGSRRDAARLKNLTSQLIGRFARTATTATRESYASGSLVRFAASVVTPPEIIGEIAVLKGIVAAFVMTQGDRQPVYEDQRRVLTELLDALAATGASDLEPGFAADWHAAGDDAGRLRAVVDQVASLTDQGALAWHRRLVVGDREPVHIAV
- the dnaG gene encoding DNA primase; its protein translation is MAGRIARNDIDEVRSRVNIADVVGDYVTLKHAGVGSMKGLCPFHDERSPSFHVRPQVGRYHCFGCGEDGDVFSFIMAQDHTTFAEAVERMAAKIGFTLHYEEGDGPRTDYNTRARLIAANEAALEYFTGQLTTAAADPARRFLGERGFDPSAAQHFGVGFAPKSYDMLKDHLRGRGFTMEELVSAGLVSQGDRSPYDRFRGRLMWPIRDVTGATIGFGARRLLEDDKGPKYLNTPETPIYHKSQVLYGLDLARRDISKQKQVVIVEGYTDVMACHVAGITTAVATCGTSFGVDHIKVLRPMLGDLAGADPNANGEVVFTFDPDEAGQRAASRAFAEEQRFAAQTYVAVAPGGLDPCDLRLARGDDAIRRLVTNKRPMFEFMIRRTLDGHDLETVEGRVGALRAAAPVLAGIRDRSLTQGYVRELAGWLGMEIPEVRRSVETARRRAGSAAQDERSAGSGRDGRAGTGTDGADTPDEPVAGIRSLPNDPISRMERDAVMAMVQQPTSVGAPMLGLAASATFSTPMLAAVRDAVVANVEVIGAGDWLDRLLADVPAPLRTLTHELALAPIPARNAEDLAAYCRSIVVALVERDLLARKASLLGQLQRADPHEQAERRAEIQRQLVDIDGQRMRLRADAEAS